One Antarctobacter heliothermus DNA segment encodes these proteins:
- the ureC gene encoding urease subunit alpha: protein MPAIIKRADYAAMFGPTTGDRLRLADTDLIIEVEKDFTTYGEEVKFGGGKVIRDGMGQAQTTRAGGAVDTVITNALIVDHSGVYKADVGLKGGRIHKIGKAGNPDTQPGVNIIVGPGTEAIAGEGRILTAGGFDSHIHFICPQQIEDALHSGLTTMLGGGTGPAHGTLATTCTPGPWHIGRMLQAADAFPMNLAFAGKGNASLPAALEEQVKAGACSLKLHEDWGTTPGAIDCCLSVADAMDVQVMIHTDTLNESGFVENTVKALKGRTIHAFHTEGAGGGHAPDIIKICGEEHVLPSSTNPTRPFTVNTLEEHLDMLMVCHHLDKSIPEDVAFAESRIRRETIAAEDILHDMGAFSIIASDSQAMGRVGEVLIRTWQTADKMKKQRGRLAEEVGNNDNFRVRRYIAKYTINPAIAHGLSHEIGSIEEGKRADLVLWNPAFFGVKPEMVLLGGTIACAQMGDPNASIPTPQPVYSRPMFGAFGRSVENSAVIFVSEAAQAEGIGAELGLAKQTLAVRNTRNIGKKDLKLNDATPKVEVDPETYEVRADGELLTCEPATELPMAQRYFLF from the coding sequence ATGCCTGCCATTATCAAACGCGCCGACTATGCCGCCATGTTTGGCCCCACCACCGGCGACCGGCTGCGGCTGGCCGACACGGATCTGATCATCGAGGTCGAAAAGGATTTCACCACCTACGGCGAAGAGGTCAAGTTCGGCGGCGGCAAGGTGATCCGCGACGGCATGGGGCAGGCGCAGACAACGCGCGCCGGGGGGGCGGTGGATACCGTCATCACCAATGCGCTGATCGTCGACCATAGTGGCGTCTACAAGGCGGACGTGGGTCTGAAAGGCGGGCGCATCCACAAGATCGGTAAGGCGGGCAACCCCGACACGCAGCCCGGCGTGAATATCATTGTCGGTCCGGGGACAGAGGCCATCGCAGGAGAGGGTCGCATTCTAACGGCGGGCGGTTTTGACAGCCACATCCACTTTATCTGCCCGCAACAGATCGAGGATGCGCTGCATTCCGGCCTGACCACCATGCTGGGCGGCGGCACAGGCCCCGCGCATGGCACGCTGGCCACCACCTGCACCCCCGGCCCTTGGCATATCGGGCGGATGTTGCAGGCGGCGGATGCCTTTCCGATGAACCTTGCCTTTGCGGGCAAGGGCAATGCCTCGCTGCCCGCCGCGCTAGAGGAGCAGGTCAAGGCCGGAGCCTGTTCGCTGAAACTGCATGAGGATTGGGGGACGACCCCCGGTGCCATCGACTGCTGCCTGAGCGTGGCAGATGCGATGGATGTGCAGGTCATGATCCACACCGATACATTGAATGAATCTGGCTTTGTCGAGAATACGGTGAAGGCGCTGAAGGGCCGTACCATCCACGCCTTTCACACAGAGGGCGCGGGCGGTGGCCATGCGCCTGATATCATCAAGATCTGCGGTGAAGAGCATGTTTTGCCCTCGTCGACCAACCCGACGCGGCCCTTTACGGTGAACACGCTGGAAGAGCATCTGGACATGCTCATGGTTTGTCACCACCTCGATAAGTCGATCCCCGAGGACGTGGCCTTTGCCGAAAGCCGCATCCGGCGTGAGACCATCGCCGCCGAGGATATCCTGCACGACATGGGCGCGTTTTCGATCATCGCGTCAGACAGTCAGGCCATGGGCCGGGTGGGTGAGGTGCTGATCCGCACTTGGCAGACCGCCGACAAGATGAAGAAGCAGCGCGGGCGGTTGGCCGAGGAGGTCGGCAACAACGACAATTTCCGCGTCCGCCGTTACATCGCGAAATACACCATCAACCCGGCCATCGCACACGGGTTGAGCCATGAGATCGGCAGCATCGAAGAGGGCAAGCGCGCCGATCTGGTGCTGTGGAACCCGGCCTTCTTTGGCGTCAAGCCTGAGATGGTGCTGCTGGGCGGCACCATTGCCTGCGCGCAGATGGGCGACCCCAACGCATCCATCCCGACGCCGCAGCCGGTCTATTCGCGGCCCATGTTCGGGGCCTTTGGGCGCAGCGTCGAAAACTCTGCTGTGATCTTTGTGTCCGAGGCGGCGCAGGCCGAAGGGATCGGCGCGGAACTGGGTCTGGCCAAGCAGACATTGGCGGTGCGCAACACGCGCAATATCGGCAAAAAGGATCTCAAGCTGAACGATGCGACCCCCAAGGTCGAGGTTGATCCCGAAACCTATGAGGTGCGCGCGGATGGTGAACTGCTGACCTGCGAGCCGGCGACGGAACTGCCCATGGCACAACGCTATTTCCTGTTCTGA
- a CDS encoding carboxymuconolactone decarboxylase family protein — MATVSLLSDEQLTPEARAVFDDIRAVRGAEFVNNFWRALAHDPALLRATWERLKVVMAPGALDPLVKEMLYVAVSASNGCEYCAHSHTASARAKGMTPEMYGELLAVLGMANQTNALASALQVPVDDAFKE; from the coding sequence ATGGCCACTGTTTCGCTGTTGTCCGATGAACAACTGACACCCGAGGCGCGCGCGGTTTTTGACGACATTCGTGCGGTGCGGGGGGCGGAGTTCGTCAACAATTTCTGGCGCGCGCTGGCACATGACCCTGCCTTGCTCAGGGCGACATGGGAGCGGTTGAAGGTGGTGATGGCCCCCGGTGCGCTGGATCCGCTGGTCAAAGAGATGCTGTATGTCGCCGTCTCGGCCAGCAATGGTTGTGAATATTGCGCGCATTCGCACACCGCGAGCGCCCGCGCCAAGGGCATGACGCCCGAGATGTACGGCGAGCTGCTGGCCGTGCTGGGCATGGCGAACCAGACCAATGCGCTGGCCAGTGCTCTGCAAGTGCCGGTGGATGACGCTTTCAAGGAATGA
- a CDS encoding urease subunit beta, giving the protein MIPGELFPAAGTLTLNEGRAAITLRVANTGDRPVQVGSHYHFAEANPALDFDRDAARGTRLDIAAGTAVRFEPGQAREVQLIAISGGRTIYGFNQMVMGALD; this is encoded by the coding sequence ATGATCCCTGGAGAGCTGTTCCCGGCGGCGGGCACGCTGACCCTGAACGAAGGGCGCGCGGCGATCACGCTGCGCGTCGCCAATACCGGCGACAGGCCGGTGCAGGTGGGGTCGCACTATCATTTCGCCGAGGCCAATCCGGCACTGGATTTCGACCGCGACGCGGCGCGGGGCACGCGGCTGGATATTGCGGCCGGAACGGCGGTGCGGTTTGAGCCGGGGCAGGCACGTGAAGTGCAACTGATCGCGATCTCAGGCGGACGTACTATATATGGGTTCAACCAAATGGTGATGGGCGCGCTGGACTAG
- a CDS encoding peptidase M23, producing MKTVLTFVAALLAAAPALAHEGGHLHPHGVESGMSLLPMAALIGVAALVAWNRR from the coding sequence ATGAAAACTGTTCTGACATTCGTAGCCGCGCTGTTGGCGGCGGCACCGGCACTGGCGCATGAGGGCGGACACCTGCATCCGCATGGCGTGGAAAGCGGCATGTCGCTGTTGCCAATGGCCGCGCTGATCGGGGTGGCCGCGCTGGTCGCCTGGAACCGCCGATGA
- a CDS encoding urease subunit gamma encodes MQLTPREKDKLLVAMAAEVARKRLARGVKLNYPEAIALITDAVVEGARDGRSVADMMMAGAEVITREQCMQGVPEMIHEVQVEATFPDGTKLVTVHDPIR; translated from the coding sequence ATGCAACTGACCCCGCGCGAGAAAGACAAACTGCTGGTCGCGATGGCCGCCGAGGTGGCCCGCAAGCGGTTGGCCCGCGGCGTAAAGCTGAACTACCCCGAGGCCATTGCCCTGATCACCGATGCGGTGGTCGAAGGCGCGCGCGACGGTCGATCGGTGGCTGACATGATGATGGCGGGGGCAGAGGTGATCACCCGCGAGCAATGCATGCAAGGGGTGCCCGAAATGATCCACGAGGTTCAGGTCGAGGCGACCTTTCCGGACGGCACCAAGCTGGTGACGGTACACGATCCGATCCGGTGA
- a CDS encoding urease accessory protein UreD, with product MTLHMREKQAATVPKADILPRARGTLDLTTKPRGTRSAIDRLRTSGCVRVLFPRSEKAVEAIVINTSGGLTGGDSLSFTAVAGAGSQLTLTTQAAERVYRASADVARVETRLGAQAGSLLQWLPQELILFEGARLRRRLRVDLAADARLLLAEPVIFGRTAMGERLRDVMFSDRIAVWREGAPLYLDGLDLGGDLETCMARPALGGGAGAMVSLVYVAPDAEAQLGPLRGMMPVTGGVSLMRDDLLVLRLLASDSLELRRSLLPILDRLSRDTLPTSWRL from the coding sequence ATGACACTGCATATGCGCGAAAAACAGGCGGCCACCGTGCCCAAGGCGGATATCCTGCCCCGTGCGCGCGGGACGCTGGACCTGACGACCAAGCCGCGTGGCACCCGTTCGGCGATTGACCGTCTGCGGACATCTGGCTGTGTGCGGGTGTTGTTTCCGCGCAGCGAAAAGGCCGTCGAGGCGATTGTAATCAACACCTCCGGCGGGTTGACGGGGGGCGATTCCCTGTCTTTTACGGCGGTGGCCGGGGCGGGGTCTCAGCTGACGTTGACGACCCAGGCCGCCGAACGGGTCTACCGCGCCAGTGCCGATGTGGCGCGAGTCGAAACACGGCTGGGGGCGCAGGCCGGATCGCTGTTGCAGTGGTTGCCGCAGGAACTGATCCTGTTTGAGGGCGCGCGCCTGCGTCGCCGCCTGCGGGTGGATCTGGCCGCCGACGCGCGGCTGTTGCTGGCGGAGCCGGTGATTTTTGGCCGCACCGCCATGGGCGAGCGGTTGCGGGACGTCATGTTCAGTGACCGGATCGCGGTCTGGCGCGAAGGCGCGCCGCTGTATCTGGACGGGCTGGACCTGGGCGGCGACCTTGAAACATGTATGGCGCGCCCGGCGCTGGGCGGCGGGGCCGGGGCGATGGTGAGCCTTGTCTACGTCGCGCCCGACGCCGAGGCGCAGCTTGGACCGCTGCGGGGCATGATGCCTGTTACCGGGGGCGTGTCGCTGATGCGGGACGATCTATTGGTGTTGCGACTGCTGGCGTCCGATAGTCTGGAACTGCGGCGCAGCCTGCTGCCCATCCTTGACCGGCTCAGCCGGGATACTTTGCCGACTTCTTGGAGACTCTGA
- the urtA gene encoding urea ABC transporter substrate-binding protein yields MNRFTKLLSGAATLALVAGGASAQDCPIKVGVLHSLSGTMAISETTLKDTMLMLIEQQNAAGGLLGCELEAVVVDPASDWPLFAEKARELLTVHEVDVMFGNWTSVSRKSVLPVIEELNGLLFYPVQYEGEESSKNVFYTGAAPNQQAIPAVDYFLEELGVEKFALLGTDYVYPRTTNNILASYLASKGIAEEDIFVNYTPFGHSDWGTIVADVVALGEDGKQVGVISTINGDANIGFYKELAAAGVSADDIPVVAFSVGEEELSGLDTSNLVGHLAAWNYFQSAEGEANEEWIAAWKARMGEDRVTNDPMEAHYIGFNMWVNAVKAAETTDVDAVRTAMYGQEFPNLTGGTAVMLPNHHLSKPVLIGEITAEGQFDIISQTDPVPGDAWTDFLPESAVLKSDWKDLGCGMYNTETSTCVQIKSNY; encoded by the coding sequence ATGAACCGTTTCACGAAACTGCTGTCCGGTGCCGCCACGCTGGCCCTTGTTGCCGGTGGCGCCAGCGCCCAGGATTGCCCAATCAAGGTTGGCGTTCTGCACTCGCTGTCCGGCACCATGGCGATCTCTGAAACCACGCTGAAAGACACCATGCTGATGCTGATCGAACAGCAGAACGCCGCCGGTGGTCTGCTGGGCTGTGAACTGGAGGCCGTTGTGGTCGACCCGGCCTCTGACTGGCCGCTGTTTGCCGAAAAGGCGCGCGAACTGCTGACCGTGCATGAGGTCGACGTGATGTTCGGCAACTGGACATCCGTGTCGCGCAAATCCGTGCTGCCGGTGATCGAGGAACTGAACGGCCTGCTGTTCTACCCGGTCCAGTACGAAGGCGAAGAATCCTCCAAAAACGTGTTCTACACCGGTGCCGCCCCGAACCAGCAGGCGATCCCGGCCGTGGATTACTTCCTTGAGGAACTGGGCGTCGAGAAATTCGCTCTGCTCGGCACCGACTATGTCTATCCGCGCACGACCAACAACATCCTCGCCAGCTATCTGGCGTCGAAGGGCATCGCCGAAGAAGACATTTTTGTGAACTACACGCCCTTTGGCCATTCCGACTGGGGTACAATTGTGGCCGACGTCGTGGCGCTGGGTGAGGACGGCAAACAGGTCGGCGTGATCAGCACCATCAACGGTGATGCCAACATCGGCTTCTACAAGGAACTGGCCGCCGCCGGCGTCTCTGCCGACGACATCCCCGTCGTCGCCTTCTCGGTTGGCGAAGAGGAACTCTCGGGTCTGGATACATCCAACCTCGTTGGCCACCTCGCCGCATGGAACTACTTCCAGTCCGCCGAAGGCGAAGCCAATGAGGAATGGATCGCCGCGTGGAAAGCCCGCATGGGCGAAGACCGCGTGACCAACGACCCGATGGAAGCCCACTACATCGGCTTCAACATGTGGGTGAACGCGGTCAAGGCTGCTGAAACCACCGATGTCGACGCCGTGCGCACCGCGATGTACGGGCAGGAATTCCCGAACCTGACCGGCGGCACTGCCGTCATGCTGCCGAACCACCACCTGTCCAAGCCGGTCCTGATCGGCGAGATCACGGCAGAGGGCCAGTTCGACATCATCAGCCAGACCGACCCGGTTCCCGGCGACGCATGGACCGACTTCCTGCCTGAATCGGCTGTGCTCAAGTCGGATTGGAAAGACCTCGGCTGCGGCATGTACAACACCGAGACCTCGACCTGCGTTCAGATCAAATCAAACTACTGA
- the urtB gene encoding urea ABC transporter permease subunit UrtB — translation MLRALFAALFFAWLPAPGFTQDLQTILQEHQPQVAKPSRGTVGPVLEALSASGLPDVPRFLERWQEKEVYTREDDGLFFYVETTGDTVTLIDLSTGEPAQTTVDPGTLDQIKPNGGVRRAISEALVQFQLSDPDITRRAGAVDAIARGLDPSQIAPLAASIDGEPDAALKLRKQRLLNYLAARYGETPEARIAAIKALGSDLSVDGRAVLSQVLSTTTEIAQDIPASANVARILKPGTDLSAADAYAMIAATAGAPALIDPSRIRPTLEAHVENGRAGGIPAAQLTTPEARLRAYDALAAEGTVPPRATPEIIAETLAGWTIYEAYDEPDAAITDAAEVTQAAVQSRVAVSQAADLGLDAISLASIYFLAAIGLAITFGVMGVINMAHGEFIMMGAYTGYVVQLFIPDYTLSLVVALPLAFAVTFGAGVAMERLVIRWLYDRPLETLLATFGVSIALQQLAKNIFGTQARPLTSPAWLDGALQFNDVIAISYIRIAIFVLALLFLCLLLFILKKTRLGLEVRAVTQNPRMAASMGINPDRIKMMTFGLGSGIAGIAGVAIGLYAKVTSEMGADYIVQSFMTVVVGGVGNVWGTLAGAFMIGTLQKGIEFFNPSNTLAAQTYMILFIILFIQFRPKGIVALKGRAAGD, via the coding sequence ATGCTCCGTGCCCTTTTTGCGGCTCTATTTTTCGCGTGGCTGCCCGCGCCCGGATTTACCCAGGATCTGCAAACGATCCTGCAAGAGCACCAACCGCAGGTCGCCAAGCCCTCTCGCGGGACTGTCGGCCCTGTACTGGAAGCCTTGTCCGCCTCTGGCCTGCCCGATGTTCCGCGTTTTCTGGAACGCTGGCAGGAAAAAGAGGTCTATACCCGCGAAGACGACGGCCTGTTCTTTTACGTCGAGACAACTGGCGACACGGTTACGCTGATCGACTTGAGCACAGGTGAGCCTGCCCAGACCACCGTCGATCCCGGCACCCTTGACCAGATCAAACCAAACGGCGGTGTGCGCCGCGCCATCTCCGAGGCACTGGTGCAGTTCCAGTTGTCCGATCCCGACATCACCCGCCGGGCCGGGGCCGTTGACGCCATTGCGCGCGGCCTTGATCCCAGCCAGATCGCGCCGCTCGCCGCCTCGATCGACGGAGAGCCGGATGCCGCGCTCAAGCTGCGCAAGCAACGCCTGCTGAACTATCTCGCAGCCCGCTACGGTGAAACGCCAGAGGCGCGCATCGCCGCCATCAAGGCGCTCGGCTCTGACCTCAGCGTCGATGGCCGCGCCGTCCTGTCGCAAGTCCTGTCGACAACAACAGAAATCGCACAAGACATCCCTGCCTCGGCCAATGTCGCCCGCATCCTCAAGCCCGGCACTGACCTGTCAGCGGCAGATGCCTACGCGATGATCGCCGCAACGGCGGGTGCCCCCGCGCTGATCGACCCGTCCCGCATCCGCCCGACGCTGGAAGCCCACGTCGAAAACGGCCGTGCAGGCGGCATTCCCGCCGCCCAACTGACCACACCAGAGGCCCGCTTGCGCGCCTACGATGCGCTGGCCGCAGAGGGCACGGTTCCGCCCCGCGCCACGCCTGAAATCATCGCCGAAACCTTGGCAGGCTGGACCATCTATGAGGCCTACGACGAACCGGACGCCGCCATCACCGACGCCGCCGAAGTGACCCAGGCCGCCGTGCAAAGCCGGGTGGCCGTGTCGCAGGCCGCCGACCTTGGGCTGGACGCCATCTCTCTCGCGTCGATCTACTTTCTTGCCGCGATCGGCCTTGCCATCACCTTTGGCGTGATGGGCGTGATCAACATGGCGCACGGCGAATTCATCATGATGGGGGCCTATACCGGCTATGTCGTGCAACTGTTCATCCCCGATTACACCCTGTCGCTGGTCGTCGCCCTGCCGCTGGCCTTTGCCGTGACATTCGGGGCGGGTGTGGCGATGGAGCGGCTGGTGATCCGCTGGCTCTATGATCGCCCGCTGGAAACCCTGCTGGCCACCTTCGGCGTGTCCATCGCACTGCAACAACTGGCCAAAAACATCTTTGGCACACAGGCCCGCCCGCTGACCTCCCCGGCATGGCTGGATGGCGCGCTGCAGTTCAACGACGTGATCGCCATCAGCTATATCCGCATCGCCATCTTTGTGCTGGCGCTGCTGTTCCTCTGCCTGCTGCTCTTCATCCTCAAAAAGACCCGTCTGGGGCTGGAAGTCCGCGCCGTGACGCAAAACCCGCGCATGGCCGCCTCGATGGGGATCAACCCCGACCGGATCAAGATGATGACCTTTGGCCTTGGCTCGGGCATCGCGGGCATCGCCGGTGTCGCCATCGGACTTTACGCCAAGGTCACCTCGGAAATGGGCGCCGATTACATCGTGCAAAGCTTTATGACCGTGGTCGTGGGCGGTGTCGGCAACGTCTGGGGCACCCTTGCCGGTGCCTTCATGATCGGCACGCTGCAAAAGGGGATCGAGTTCTTCAACCCCTCCAACACGCTGGCGGCACAGACCTACATGATCCTTTTCATCATCCTCTTTATCCAGTTCCGGCCAAAGGGCATCGTCGCCCTCAAAGGCCGCGCAGCAGGGGATTGA
- a CDS encoding GNAT family N-acetyltransferase, whose protein sequence is MITIETLTEPTPGFADLVETHTTFCDGTAPPESCHRLPISALFTPDLTVWTASENGTLYGMGAMKALSDTEGEIKSMHTRAAARGKGIARILLETIIQEARRRGYTGLWLETGVHPDFAAARALYTAFGFTETGPFGSYTRDPHSVFMTLDLTADSKAKAHT, encoded by the coding sequence ATGATCACCATCGAAACACTCACCGAACCCACACCGGGTTTTGCCGATCTGGTCGAGACGCACACCACCTTCTGCGATGGCACCGCCCCTCCTGAAAGCTGCCACCGGCTGCCGATCTCTGCCCTGTTCACCCCGGACCTGACGGTATGGACAGCCAGCGAGAACGGCACGCTCTACGGCATGGGCGCGATGAAGGCACTCTCCGACACAGAGGGTGAGATCAAGTCCATGCACACCCGCGCCGCCGCACGCGGCAAGGGGATCGCCCGAATTCTGCTGGAAACCATCATCCAAGAGGCGCGCCGCCGGGGATACACCGGCCTCTGGCTAGAAACCGGCGTGCATCCGGATTTCGCAGCGGCCCGCGCGCTCTATACCGCCTTCGGTTTCACGGAAACCGGCCCGTTTGGCAGCTATACCCGCGACCCGCACAGCGTCTTCATGACGCTCGACCTCACCGCCGACAGCAAAGCGAAGGCTCACACATGA
- the urtC gene encoding urea ABC transporter permease subunit UrtC: MNRSFISRNPSVLWFLAILGLFTLGVTLLSEATGTGLISTSFVKTLGKTLCLCLVAIAMDVVWGYCGILSLGHFAFFGIGGYAIGMWLMYARTEVIVSASMANQVIPPSATEVSDAIASQIFGVVGASELPTIWSFAHSLPLQLMMVVLIPGLLALVFGWLAFRSRVTGVYLSILTQAMTLALSLYLFQNDSGLRGNNGLSGLQNIPGFESTPQSLVSMAFFWASALALAIGYLLFAFVTSGKMGSVIRAIRDNETRVRFLGYHVESYKLFVFTLTAIVAGIAGALYYPQAGIINPAEIAPIASIYLAVWVAIGGRGRLYGAVLGTVFVTLASSWFTGGGAPDINLGFYVVKWTDWWLVLLGLSFVAVTLLAPQGIGGLVDKLVRKKA, from the coding sequence ATGAACCGCAGCTTCATCTCCCGGAACCCCTCCGTTCTCTGGTTTCTCGCCATTCTTGGCCTGTTCACCCTTGGCGTGACGCTGTTGTCAGAGGCGACCGGCACCGGCCTGATCTCAACCAGTTTCGTCAAGACGCTGGGCAAGACGCTCTGCCTGTGTCTTGTCGCCATCGCGATGGATGTGGTCTGGGGCTATTGCGGCATCCTCAGCCTTGGCCATTTCGCCTTTTTCGGCATCGGCGGGTATGCTATCGGCATGTGGCTGATGTACGCAAGGACAGAGGTCATCGTCTCGGCCAGCATGGCCAATCAGGTGATCCCGCCCAGTGCGACAGAGGTGTCAGATGCCATCGCCAGCCAGATTTTTGGCGTGGTCGGCGCGTCGGAACTGCCGACGATCTGGTCCTTTGCCCACTCGCTGCCGCTGCAACTGATGATGGTTGTGCTGATCCCCGGCCTGCTGGCGCTGGTCTTTGGCTGGCTCGCCTTCCGCAGCCGCGTCACAGGTGTTTACCTGTCGATCCTGACTCAGGCGATGACGCTGGCGCTTTCGCTCTACCTGTTCCAGAACGACAGCGGCCTGCGCGGCAACAACGGGTTGTCCGGCCTGCAAAATATCCCCGGCTTTGAATCCACCCCGCAAAGCCTTGTCTCCATGGCCTTCTTCTGGGCCTCGGCCTTGGCGCTGGCCATCGGCTATCTTCTCTTTGCCTTTGTCACCTCCGGCAAGATGGGCAGCGTGATCCGCGCCATCCGCGACAATGAAACCCGCGTGCGCTTCCTTGGCTACCACGTCGAAAGCTACAAGCTCTTCGTCTTCACCCTGACCGCCATCGTGGCCGGCATCGCAGGTGCGCTGTATTACCCACAGGCGGGCATCATCAACCCGGCGGAAATCGCCCCCATCGCATCCATCTACCTTGCGGTCTGGGTCGCCATCGGCGGGCGCGGACGGCTGTACGGCGCGGTCCTCGGCACGGTCTTTGTCACGCTCGCGTCCAGCTGGTTCACCGGCGGCGGCGCGCCCGACATCAACCTCGGGTTCTACGTCGTCAAATGGACCGACTGGTGGCTGGTGCTGCTGGGCCTGTCGTTTGTCGCCGTCACCCTGCTCGCCCCCCAAGGCATCGGCGGCCTCGTCGACAAACTGGTGAGGAAAAAAGCATGA
- the urtD gene encoding urea ABC transporter ATP-binding protein UrtD: MSKTLLELSGVSVSFDGFKAINNLSFQIGEPELRAIIGPNGAGKTTFMDIITGKTKPDDGHILWGDKGISLLGLSESAIAREGIGRKFQKPTVFEAQTVRENLAMALKNPRGPFDVLFYKKTRQGADRIEAIAEQTGLTDSLTRPAGELSHGQKQWLEIGMLLAQEPRLLLVDEPAAGMTPAEREKTTEMLVEAAKTRAVVVVEHDMEFVRRLNCKVTVLNEGSVLAEGSIDHVTSDPQVIEVYLGR; encoded by the coding sequence ATGAGCAAGACGCTCCTAGAACTCTCCGGCGTCTCCGTCTCTTTTGACGGCTTCAAGGCGATCAACAACCTCAGCTTCCAGATCGGCGAACCCGAACTGCGCGCCATCATCGGCCCCAACGGCGCGGGCAAGACCACCTTCATGGACATCATCACCGGCAAGACCAAACCGGATGACGGCCATATTCTCTGGGGGGACAAGGGCATCTCACTGCTCGGCCTGTCGGAATCCGCCATCGCCCGCGAAGGCATCGGCCGCAAGTTCCAGAAACCCACCGTGTTCGAGGCGCAGACCGTGCGCGAAAACCTCGCCATGGCGCTGAAAAACCCGCGCGGCCCCTTCGACGTGCTGTTCTACAAGAAAACCCGCCAAGGCGCCGACCGGATCGAGGCGATCGCCGAGCAGACCGGCCTGACAGACAGCCTCACCCGCCCGGCAGGGGAACTCAGCCACGGCCAGAAACAATGGCTGGAAATCGGCATGCTGCTGGCGCAGGAACCGCGCCTGTTGCTGGTCGATGAACCCGCCGCCGGCATGACCCCGGCAGAGCGCGAGAAAACCACCGAAATGCTGGTCGAGGCCGCGAAAACCCGCGCCGTCGTTGTTGTCGAACACGACATGGAATTTGTCCGCCGCCTGAACTGCAAGGTGACGGTGCTGAATGAGGGCTCCGTCCTCGCCGAAGGCTCCATCGACCATGTGACCAGCGATCCGCAGGTCATCGAAGTCTATCTGGGGCGCTGA